From Cupriavidus oxalaticus:
AGGTCGCCGTCAGCGTCGAGGTAGCCGATGTCGCCGGTGAAGTACCAGCCGTCGCGCAGGGATTTGGCATTGGCGTCGTCGCGGTTCCAGTAGCCCTCGAAGGCCTCGTCGCCGCGCAGGTCGGCGATGATCTGGCCTTCCTCGCCGGGCGCGGCCAGTTCGTCGGGCGAGGCCGCGTCAAGCCGCGCCACGCGCAGCCGCGTGTTGAGGCCGGCGCGGCCCGCACTGCCGGGTTTGCGCGCCGCTTGCTGGTCGACGCTGAAGGTGTAGACCTCGGACGAGCCGTAGTGGTTGACGAACAGCTCCGGGCGGAACGCCTGCTCCAGCCGGGTCAGCAGGCCATCGTTCATGGCGGCGCCGGCGAAGCCGAGCTTGGTGACGGTGCGCACATCGTTGCTGTCGAAACCCGGCTCGGCGAGCAGGTCGTGGTAGAGCGTGGGCACGAGATAGAGGCAGCTGACGCGATGGGCGGTGATGGCCTGCAGCGCCTGCGACGCGATCCAGCGCCGCACGCAGACGAATAGGCCGTCCACCAGCGCCATGGCCAGCAGGGACCGCACGCCCATGGTGTGGTACAGCGGCATCACTCCCAGCGTCCGCTCGCCGCGCCGGTACAGGTTCTGCGCAACATGCGCCAGCGCGGCTGCACGTTCCTGCCGGTGGCGGCGTGGAACACCTTTCGGCTTGCCGGTGGTGCCGGAGGTGTACAGCATGAGCGAGACGTCGCCGGCCTCGGCCTGCGTGCTGTCCCGGCGGGGCGTGGCACGTAGCAGGGTGTCGAACGACAGCGAGCCGCCCGGCGCGCCGTCCAGCGCGATGCAGGGGACTTCCTGCGCGGCGGCGCTGTCCAGCACCGCGTCGGCGCTGACCGGCTCGAACACCAGCGCCTTCACGCCGGCGTCGCGCACGCAGTAATCCAGCTCGTCCGGCTTGGCGCGCCAGTTCAGCGGGACGATGACCAGGCCGGCGAACTGGCAGGCCCAGTGCAGTGTCGCCATCTCCCAGCGGTTCTGCAGGATGGCGAGCACGCGGTCGCCCGGCCGCAGGCCCAGGTCGAGCAAGCCGGCGGCCACGCCGCGGATGCGCGCGAGCCATTGCTCGTAGGTCAGCACCAGGTCGCCGTCGACGATGGCGGGGGCGTGGGGACTGCGCTCCACGCTTTGCAGGAAGGTGCGGCCGAGATCAAGCATCGCAGTGCTCCCTGGCAACCGGTGCCGCAATCCGGCGCGAGCGCGCGCGGCTGGCGGCCACGTCGAGGACGGCGGCGACGATCGGCGTGTAGCCCGTGCAGCGGCACAGGTGGCCGGACAGCATGTCGCGCACCTGCGCCTCGGTCGGGTCGGGTACCCGCTCCAGGTAGTCCGCGCACGACATCAGGATGCCCGCCGTGCAGAAGCCGCACTGCAGCGCATGGTGGCGGCGGAAGGCTTCCTGCAGGTCGCCCAGGCCTTCGCGCGGAGCGAGTCCTTCGACGGTGTCGATGGCGCGGCCATCGGCCTGCACCGCCAGCATCAGGCAGGAACGCGCGGCCACGCCGTCCACCCGCACCGTGCACGCGCCGCAGACGCCGTGCTCGCAGCCGACGTGGGTGCCGGTGGCGCCGAGTTCATGGCGCAGGAAGTCGGACAGCAGCTCGCGTGGCGCGCACGAGGCGCTGCGTTCGATGCCGTTCAGGGTCAGGGTGACGCGCTGGCGCTCATTGCGCCGCATCACCGGGGGCGCACCCGAAGGTGCGCCATTAGCGGTCTTGCTCATCTTGCCTCCTCGATTGCGCGCATGCCCAGTTGCCGCACCAGGTGGCGGCGGTACTGCGCGCTGACATGGGCGTCGTCCTGCGCGCCCAGCTTCCAGCTGAAATCGTTGATTGCCTCGGCCAGTGCCTCGCCTTGCAGGCGCGGCCAGGTCTCCAGCACCGGCCGGTCGGCCACCCCGCCCACGGCCAGCGCAATGGCGTCGTCCGTGACGATGGCGGCGCAGGCCACCAGCGCGAAGTCGCCATGCCGGGCCGAGAACTCCGTAAAGCCATAGCGCGCGCCGGGCCGCCGCAGCGGGAAGTGCACCGCTTCCACCAGCTCGTCGGGCTCGCGCGCCGTCATCAGCATGCCGCGGAAGAACTCGGCGGCCGGCAGCACGCGCCGGCGGCGCAGCGAGCGCAGCACCACCTCGCCGCCGAGCGCGGTGAGCACCAGCGGCAGCTCGGCGCTCGGGTCGGCGTGGGCGATGGAGCCGCACACGGTGCCGCGGTTGCGGATCTGGAAATGCGAGATATGCGGGAAGGCGAGCGCGAGCAGCGGTACCTCGTCGGCCAATGACGGGCGCCATTCCACGCTGCCCTGCGTGGCGGCAGCGCCCACCACCAGATGGCCGCCTTCCACGCGCACGGTATCCAGGTCAGGGGTGCGCGAGATGTCGACCAGCAATTGCGGCTGCGCGAGGCGCATGTTCAGCACGGCCATCAGCGACTGGCCGCCGGCCAGCACGCGGGCACCCTCGCCGGCACGGGCCAGCGCTTCCAGCGCGTGCTGCGCGGATTCGGCACGCAGGTAATCAAAGGCTGGAGGTTTCATCGACGGACTCCAAAGAGCGCCAGCAGGCGCGCGATCCAGCCCGGCTTGCGCGCGGGCTTGCCCCCGGCCTGGCGGCCGAGCGATTCAAACAGCTGGCGCAATACCACCTTGGCCGCGCCTTCGAGCATGCGGCCGCCGACCGCGGCGACCTTGCCGGACACCTCGGCCTCGTAGTCATACGTGAGACGGGTGCCGGCACCGTGCGGGGCCAGTTCGACCAGGCCCGCGCCGCGCGCACTGCCGAGCGACGACAGGCCCGCGCCCGCGAGCCGCAGCCGGTGCGGCGGCTCCAGGTTTGACAGCGCGATCTCGGCTTCGTAGCGGGCCTTGATCAT
This genomic window contains:
- a CDS encoding AMP-binding protein, whose translation is MLDLGRTFLQSVERSPHAPAIVDGDLVLTYEQWLARIRGVAAGLLDLGLRPGDRVLAILQNRWEMATLHWACQFAGLVIVPLNWRAKPDELDYCVRDAGVKALVFEPVSADAVLDSAAAQEVPCIALDGAPGGSLSFDTLLRATPRRDSTQAEAGDVSLMLYTSGTTGKPKGVPRRHRQERAAALAHVAQNLYRRGERTLGVMPLYHTMGVRSLLAMALVDGLFVCVRRWIASQALQAITAHRVSCLYLVPTLYHDLLAEPGFDSNDVRTVTKLGFAGAAMNDGLLTRLEQAFRPELFVNHYGSSEVYTFSVDQQAARKPGSAGRAGLNTRLRVARLDAASPDELAAPGEEGQIIADLRGDEAFEGYWNRDDANAKSLRDGWYFTGDIGYLDADGDLFVTGRVDDMIISGGENISPADIESVLSLHPAVDEVAVAGVPDARWGQKVVAFVKPRGCVDAGALDDYCRGSDLVNFKRPRDYVFVADIPKSPVGKILRRKLSAGEYSALSSLPHSDPIKE
- a CDS encoding (2Fe-2S)-binding protein, which produces MSKTANGAPSGAPPVMRRNERQRVTLTLNGIERSASCAPRELLSDFLRHELGATGTHVGCEHGVCGACTVRVDGVAARSCLMLAVQADGRAIDTVEGLAPREGLGDLQEAFRRHHALQCGFCTAGILMSCADYLERVPDPTEAQVRDMLSGHLCRCTGYTPIVAAVLDVAASRARSRRIAAPVAREHCDA
- a CDS encoding FAD binding domain-containing protein, which codes for MKPPAFDYLRAESAQHALEALARAGEGARVLAGGQSLMAVLNMRLAQPQLLVDISRTPDLDTVRVEGGHLVVGAAATQGSVEWRPSLADEVPLLALAFPHISHFQIRNRGTVCGSIAHADPSAELPLVLTALGGEVVLRSLRRRRVLPAAEFFRGMLMTAREPDELVEAVHFPLRRPGARYGFTEFSARHGDFALVACAAIVTDDAIALAVGGVADRPVLETWPRLQGEALAEAINDFSWKLGAQDDAHVSAQYRRHLVRQLGMRAIEEAR